In a genomic window of Infirmifilum sp. NZ:
- a CDS encoding carbohydrate ABC transporter permease: MPKKSGSELYPARVAFLLIFLSLAMYLFFSLWPIAYSVYIAFTDANNVNIASEPRIKELQAQRAVITSYLSANKENVLSQVRRADDYLSDAIASLLELKTLIASSTPQNFSISRLTSIRSRVDEDLTYASSIINSNTTFLYYYRGLGDTLYRAVSIIDSGIWGDVDRIVGFKLALTENDLSQLREAVLPKVDQALGLLQQSRDRLREVEGNYDLLVGSATAGIDQEIDRISMHFVGLQNFQTLFTDSRFPYSIFKTLLFVLTSVPLKVAVGVSLAFLFSSPMIYGRKVMRAALLVPWALPVLLSVTTWRMMFAPGIGPVANYLASIGVDFSIYNREWDAFLVYNIVEMWLAYPFIMTVTMAAISSIPKELIESAMVDGASVWQRFREIMLPLTSRPVLFASILTAGASLQAFMVPLLINNGGPTKEIQFLWFSRTTGGVNEMMVLFGYNRAYLDQQYGLSTAAYLVVVLILLLYALAWYYLIYKRTSTGGT, encoded by the coding sequence ATGCCCAAGAAAAGCGGATCGGAGCTCTACCCGGCTCGAGTAGCCTTTCTTCTCATTTTCCTCAGCCTGGCCATGTACCTCTTCTTCTCACTATGGCCGATTGCGTACTCCGTGTACATAGCTTTCACCGACGCCAACAACGTAAACATTGCCTCAGAGCCCAGGATTAAGGAGCTTCAGGCTCAGAGGGCAGTGATAACCAGCTACCTTTCCGCGAATAAGGAGAATGTTCTGAGTCAGGTGCGCAGGGCCGACGACTACCTGAGCGACGCCATCGCCTCGCTGCTCGAGCTGAAAACCCTCATCGCGTCATCCACGCCCCAGAACTTCTCGATCAGCAGGCTCACCTCCATCAGGAGCAGAGTCGATGAAGACCTGACTTACGCCTCAAGCATCATCAACAGCAACACCACTTTCCTCTACTACTACCGGGGCCTGGGCGACACCCTGTACAGGGCCGTCTCGATCATTGACAGCGGCATATGGGGGGACGTGGACAGGATCGTCGGCTTCAAGCTCGCCTTGACTGAGAACGACCTGAGCCAGCTGCGCGAAGCTGTTCTCCCAAAGGTAGATCAGGCGCTAGGCCTGCTGCAGCAGAGCAGGGACCGCCTCAGGGAGGTCGAGGGAAACTACGACCTGTTAGTAGGCTCCGCGACTGCCGGCATTGACCAGGAGATAGACAGGATTTCGATGCACTTCGTGGGCCTGCAGAACTTCCAGACCCTCTTCACGGACTCGCGCTTCCCCTACTCCATCTTCAAGACCCTGCTATTCGTGCTGACCAGCGTTCCCCTGAAGGTAGCCGTGGGAGTCTCCCTAGCCTTCCTTTTCTCAAGCCCCATGATCTACGGCCGGAAGGTGATGCGCGCTGCCCTGCTCGTACCCTGGGCCCTCCCAGTCCTGCTCTCCGTAACCACCTGGAGGATGATGTTCGCCCCCGGGATAGGGCCCGTGGCAAACTACCTTGCTTCGATTGGCGTTGATTTCAGCATATACAACAGGGAGTGGGACGCCTTCCTGGTGTATAACATAGTTGAGATGTGGCTCGCCTACCCGTTCATAATGACCGTCACTATGGCGGCTATCTCCTCCATTCCCAAGGAGCTAATAGAGTCTGCGATGGTAGACGGCGCCTCGGTCTGGCAGCGCTTCAGGGAAATAATGCTCCCCCTGACCTCCCGACCAGTGCTGTTCGCGAGCATTCTGACGGCGGGCGCCTCGCTGCAGGCGTTCATGGTCCCTCTGCTCATCAACAACGGAGGGCCGACGAAGGAGATCCAGTTCCTCTGGTTCTCAAGGACAACCGGAGGGGTCAACGAGATGATGGTGCTCTTCGGCTACAACAGGGCCTACCTGGACCAGCAGTACGGGCTCTCCACCGCCGCGTACCTGGTCGTTGTGCTGATACTGCTGCTATACGCCCTCGCGTGGTACTACCTGATATACAAGCGGACCTCAACGGGTGGTACGTGA
- a CDS encoding ABC transporter permease subunit, whose translation MARYWLRLVGAVALTTLSALIVFILLYPVLFAVLTSLVRGQSLVTDPAQILATGISLEHYLKAVSDPRFINATVLSLLVAVTNIVFALVVITPAAYAFSRFKFPGRDALLVAYLVLNQVGGGFGVAAVIALYVMLLKLNQIGVPVIGNPVVLAAIYTAGAVPFQTWMVKNYLDALPREIDESAFIDGASWRQIIFDVVLPASKPTMIVIALFAFMGAWGEFIIANFLRIETLAAYVYETATSQTIFWSDFAARTIIFAIPIIAIYVFTQKYIGEAMRYGAGKL comes from the coding sequence ATGGCGAGGTACTGGTTGAGGCTCGTAGGCGCGGTAGCGCTGACGACGCTCTCAGCCCTCATAGTTTTCATTCTGCTGTACCCCGTCCTCTTCGCGGTGCTGACCAGCCTCGTTCGAGGACAGAGCCTCGTGACCGACCCAGCCCAGATACTCGCAACTGGCATCTCGCTCGAGCACTACCTGAAGGCCGTCAGCGACCCCCGTTTCATCAACGCGACAGTCCTGAGCCTGCTCGTCGCGGTCACAAACATCGTCTTCGCCCTAGTGGTGATCACCCCAGCCGCCTACGCTTTCTCGCGCTTCAAGTTCCCCGGCAGGGACGCGCTCCTTGTAGCCTACCTTGTCCTGAACCAGGTGGGCGGGGGCTTCGGGGTAGCGGCGGTCATAGCCCTCTACGTGATGCTCCTCAAGCTGAACCAGATCGGCGTCCCCGTCATCGGAAACCCAGTCGTGCTGGCAGCCATCTACACCGCGGGCGCGGTCCCCTTCCAGACGTGGATGGTGAAAAACTACCTCGACGCCCTGCCGCGCGAGATCGATGAGTCCGCGTTCATTGACGGCGCCAGCTGGAGGCAGATAATCTTCGACGTGGTCCTCCCGGCCTCCAAGCCCACGATGATCGTGATAGCTCTCTTCGCCTTCATGGGCGCCTGGGGGGAGTTCATCATAGCGAACTTCCTGAGGATCGAAACGCTGGCCGCCTACGTCTACGAGACCGCCACGAGCCAGACGATATTCTGGAGCGACTTCGCCGCCCGGACGATAATCTTCGCCATCCCGATAATAGCCATATACGTCTTCACGCAGAAATACATCGGCGAAGCAATGAGATACGGGGCGGGAAAACTCTAG
- a CDS encoding glucodextranase DOMON-like domain-containing protein, protein MKNSKVVTLALTLILLAEVLMYPALGQQPSGTLYVVLIWHYHQPWYYDVNGTSFLLPWTRMHTVGNYYKMAYILSKHPDVKATFTFSGSLVQQILDYNSGVKDYRLIISEKIAEGQPLTTEEKFSMLSMPGGFFDVNWDRVVNVVPRFAELRDRAQKALSAYIALPEEEYKRRVVGEFSDQDYLDLAVLFNLFWIDPMVLREQYPDVYQLRVQALNGAKGFTRQQLQAVLSVHRDLLRKVLPMYASLAEKGQAELIPVPYSHPLAPILADLGLLDDVKVHVSLSTQLFQKVFNYRPVGIWPAEQAVNGYVLSAFASEGYTWAVTDDTLLVKAGLNPSDPSVGMKAWFATLNGTKLYVFFRNSELSNLIGFQYSRGDSKQAAQDLVNRLLSLAKSSDGTNVVVIALDGENPWESYPEFGDTFLDSLYSLLSEYQSKGLLTTITPREYLAKFAGTARELPAKSYKYLDLVGRDISDTPLSLTEDAYTQLPRRDVTAQIPEGSWSGGELAVWIGQRQENAAWMMLVKTRQDVLKALGVNSLREALTVNRKAAEDLLRAEASDWTFWYGGDMGGGFPANPLYKGYLRRAYEDAGLKPPDYLLTQFNPDATPVGTLNRDYPKPPATPPELDGKLSAGEWAGALNMSLGDRLFKSVLVLLTSQGMYITAIPVSKSSLNDAKTAVAVYTTCSARSVSPFHPGFNSFPRYSKLDMGMGLFYEVLVYPANLSVVVSAADGRGGWTPLFYLKASVGDAVEAFVPWSALGLSQGELFYVTAASYSGSTVVESATRVGSVYQMIVPRAAAAAAGKVLFEMSDPEGDDDGAGGYKYPKADVFIPGVFDLTKFRVVDSGSSLTFEVYFKDLGGNPWSGPNGFCLQYPQIYIRTTLSVPGRTDTFGLNVNITEDSAWHIALLLAPGWGSDPAPNGEKAAIYLSDGTVAVQDGKFKVYADPARNAIIAEVSKDILPDAGNADKWKYVVAVTSYDGYGTMKIRAFGLDPDVWVVGVGSKHAKAVLFNVVPRVMDLLAPTAQDQYAQLSGYVAEKNGTLAKVHGVSQATATQPTQQCICPEPQQPQCPACPPCPPATQVGVKPEELTRSLIVGLIAGVLIGLAVAMLLRRK, encoded by the coding sequence ATGAAGAATAGCAAAGTTGTGACTCTCGCCTTGACCTTAATCCTCCTCGCTGAGGTGCTGATGTACCCTGCTTTAGGCCAGCAGCCCTCAGGCACCCTCTACGTTGTGCTGATCTGGCACTACCACCAGCCCTGGTACTACGACGTGAATGGGACGTCTTTCCTTCTACCCTGGACTAGGATGCACACGGTTGGGAACTACTACAAGATGGCTTACATTTTGTCGAAGCACCCCGACGTGAAGGCAACGTTCACCTTCTCGGGCTCGCTAGTGCAGCAGATCCTCGACTACAACAGCGGCGTCAAAGACTACAGGCTCATCATATCCGAGAAGATCGCCGAGGGTCAGCCCCTGACCACTGAGGAGAAGTTCTCGATGCTCTCCATGCCGGGAGGCTTCTTCGACGTGAACTGGGACCGGGTTGTGAACGTGGTCCCGAGGTTCGCGGAGCTGAGGGACAGGGCCCAGAAGGCGCTGAGCGCGTACATAGCGCTACCGGAGGAGGAGTATAAGAGGAGGGTGGTTGGCGAGTTCTCCGACCAGGACTACCTTGACCTCGCCGTGCTCTTCAACCTGTTCTGGATCGACCCCATGGTTTTGCGGGAGCAGTACCCCGACGTCTACCAGCTCAGGGTCCAGGCGCTCAACGGCGCCAAGGGCTTCACCAGGCAGCAGCTTCAAGCCGTGCTGAGCGTCCACAGGGACTTGCTGCGGAAGGTTCTACCAATGTACGCTTCCCTAGCAGAGAAGGGGCAAGCAGAGCTGATACCCGTGCCCTACAGCCACCCGCTGGCACCAATCCTCGCGGACCTAGGCCTGCTTGACGATGTTAAAGTCCACGTATCCCTGAGCACGCAGCTCTTCCAGAAGGTGTTCAACTACAGGCCTGTGGGAATATGGCCCGCTGAGCAGGCTGTGAACGGCTACGTTCTCTCGGCCTTTGCAAGCGAGGGCTACACCTGGGCCGTCACGGACGACACGCTTTTGGTGAAGGCGGGCCTCAACCCATCCGACCCCTCGGTGGGTATGAAGGCCTGGTTCGCGACGCTCAACGGCACCAAGCTCTACGTGTTCTTCAGGAACAGCGAGCTGAGCAACCTGATAGGCTTCCAGTACAGCAGAGGTGACTCGAAGCAGGCGGCTCAAGACCTCGTAAACCGCTTGCTGTCGCTCGCGAAGAGCAGTGATGGGACAAACGTCGTCGTCATAGCTCTCGACGGGGAGAACCCGTGGGAAAGCTACCCAGAGTTCGGCGACACTTTCCTCGACAGCCTCTACTCGCTGCTGAGCGAGTACCAGTCTAAGGGTCTACTCACCACGATAACCCCGCGCGAGTACCTCGCGAAGTTCGCAGGCACCGCCCGTGAGTTGCCCGCCAAGAGCTACAAGTACCTTGACCTAGTGGGCAGGGACATCTCAGACACCCCGTTAAGCCTCACCGAAGACGCCTACACGCAGCTGCCCAGAAGGGACGTTACCGCCCAGATACCTGAGGGCTCCTGGTCTGGGGGCGAGCTAGCGGTCTGGATAGGTCAAAGGCAGGAGAACGCTGCCTGGATGATGCTCGTCAAGACGAGGCAAGACGTGCTGAAAGCACTGGGAGTCAACAGCCTCCGGGAAGCGCTGACCGTCAACCGGAAAGCGGCCGAAGACCTCCTGAGGGCGGAGGCCAGCGACTGGACATTCTGGTACGGTGGCGACATGGGAGGAGGCTTCCCAGCGAACCCGCTCTACAAGGGTTACCTCAGAAGAGCCTACGAGGACGCGGGGCTGAAGCCGCCGGACTACCTGCTGACCCAGTTCAACCCCGACGCTACACCAGTCGGCACGCTCAACAGGGATTATCCCAAACCCCCTGCAACCCCACCGGAGCTCGACGGGAAGCTAAGCGCCGGGGAGTGGGCGGGCGCTCTCAACATGTCCCTAGGTGACAGGCTGTTCAAGAGCGTCCTCGTCCTCCTGACGAGTCAGGGCATGTACATCACCGCCATCCCGGTCTCCAAGAGCTCGCTTAACGACGCGAAGACCGCCGTAGCCGTATACACCACCTGCAGCGCGAGGAGCGTGAGCCCATTCCACCCGGGCTTCAACTCGTTCCCACGGTACTCGAAGCTCGACATGGGCATGGGGCTATTCTACGAAGTGCTGGTGTACCCAGCGAACCTCAGCGTGGTTGTCAGCGCCGCTGACGGCCGCGGAGGGTGGACACCGCTCTTCTACCTCAAGGCGTCAGTCGGGGACGCAGTGGAGGCGTTCGTGCCCTGGAGCGCGCTGGGTCTTAGCCAGGGAGAGCTATTCTACGTTACAGCCGCCTCCTACTCAGGCTCAACAGTCGTGGAGTCCGCCACCCGAGTCGGCTCGGTTTATCAGATGATCGTGCCTCGCGCGGCGGCTGCAGCTGCCGGGAAAGTCCTGTTCGAGATGAGCGACCCTGAGGGCGACGATGACGGGGCTGGAGGCTACAAGTACCCCAAGGCTGACGTCTTCATACCAGGAGTATTCGACTTAACGAAGTTCAGGGTGGTGGACTCGGGAAGCAGCCTCACGTTCGAAGTGTACTTCAAGGATCTCGGCGGTAACCCGTGGAGCGGCCCCAACGGCTTCTGCCTGCAGTACCCGCAGATATACATACGCACGACTCTCAGCGTACCGGGGAGGACGGACACCTTCGGCTTAAACGTAAACATTACTGAAGACTCGGCGTGGCACATCGCGCTACTCTTGGCCCCGGGTTGGGGCTCCGACCCTGCTCCGAACGGCGAGAAGGCGGCGATCTACCTCTCAGACGGCACCGTCGCAGTACAGGACGGCAAGTTCAAAGTCTACGCCGATCCCGCGAGAAACGCCATAATAGCTGAGGTCTCGAAGGACATTCTCCCCGATGCCGGCAACGCGGATAAGTGGAAGTACGTTGTGGCTGTGACGAGCTACGACGGCTACGGCACGATGAAGATTAGGGCCTTCGGCCTAGACCCCGACGTCTGGGTCGTGGGCGTTGGCTCCAAGCACGCTAAAGCCGTTCTCTTCAACGTCGTGCCCCGCGTGATGGACCTGCTCGCACCCACCGCTCAAGACCAGTACGCGCAGCTTTCAGGCTATGTTGCAGAAAAGAACGGCACCCTCGCAAAGGTCCACGGCGTCTCACAGGCTACTGCAACGCAGCCCACCCAGCAGTGCATATGCCCTGAGCCACAGCAGCCGCAGTGCCCCGCGTGCCCGCCATGCCCGCCGGCCACTCAGGTGGGGGTGAAGCCTGAGGAGCTCACAAGGTCACTAATAGTGGGCCTGATAGCTGGAGTGCTGATAGGCCTAGCGGTAGCAATGCTCCTTAGAAGAAAGTAA
- the rbcL gene encoding type III ribulose-bisphosphate carboxylase → MPEEFEPYPAFVKRGYTPDPDEEVVVTFRVTPAEGFTVEDAAGAVAAESSVGTWTTLYQWYDQRRVDRLMGKAYEFRDLGDGSYLVRVAYPAELFEEGNMPAFLASVAGNVFGMKRVKGLRVEDIYLPPRFLRAFKGPSKGIHGVRETLGIRGRPIVGTVPKPKVGYTPEEVERLAYELLVGGMDYVKDDENLASPSYCRFEERARAVMRAIDRAERETGERKAWFANITADVREMERRLKLVADYGNPYVMVDVVVAGWASLGYVRDLAEEHGLAIHAHRAMHAAFTRNPYHGVSMFTLAKLYRLVGVDQLHVGTPEVGKLEARAVDVIRNARVLREETYVPDGEDVFHLPQPFSGIKPAFPVSSGGLHPGTLPEVISKMGTDIVIQVGGGVVGHPDGPRAGAAAARQAIDAALQGISLDEYARSHRELARALEKWGFAKPA, encoded by the coding sequence ATGCCTGAGGAGTTTGAGCCCTACCCGGCTTTTGTCAAGCGCGGCTACACCCCGGACCCGGATGAGGAGGTGGTCGTCACCTTCAGGGTTACGCCCGCTGAGGGCTTCACCGTCGAGGACGCGGCCGGCGCGGTCGCGGCAGAGAGCAGCGTCGGGACATGGACCACCCTCTACCAGTGGTACGACCAGCGCAGGGTTGACAGGCTGATGGGCAAGGCCTACGAGTTCCGCGACCTCGGCGACGGCTCTTACCTCGTCCGCGTCGCCTACCCCGCGGAGCTCTTCGAGGAGGGCAACATGCCCGCCTTCCTGGCATCAGTAGCGGGCAACGTGTTCGGCATGAAGAGGGTCAAGGGGCTTAGGGTCGAGGACATCTACCTCCCCCCGAGGTTCCTGAGGGCTTTCAAAGGCCCCTCGAAGGGCATACATGGCGTTCGAGAGACCCTCGGCATCAGGGGGAGGCCGATCGTAGGCACCGTGCCGAAGCCCAAGGTCGGCTACACGCCCGAGGAGGTGGAGAGGCTCGCCTACGAGCTCCTCGTGGGGGGCATGGACTACGTGAAGGACGACGAGAACCTAGCCAGCCCGAGCTACTGCAGGTTCGAGGAGAGAGCTAGAGCCGTGATGAGGGCGATCGACAGGGCGGAGCGGGAGACGGGTGAGAGGAAGGCCTGGTTCGCGAACATCACCGCCGACGTCAGGGAGATGGAGCGCCGCCTCAAGCTCGTCGCGGACTACGGGAACCCCTACGTGATGGTCGACGTCGTGGTGGCCGGCTGGGCCTCCCTCGGCTACGTGAGGGACCTGGCGGAGGAGCACGGCCTCGCGATCCACGCTCACCGCGCTATGCACGCCGCCTTCACGAGGAACCCGTACCACGGCGTCTCGATGTTCACCCTGGCGAAGCTTTACAGGCTAGTGGGCGTCGACCAGCTACACGTGGGGACGCCGGAGGTGGGGAAGCTGGAGGCCAGGGCGGTGGACGTGATCAGGAACGCTAGGGTGCTGCGCGAGGAAACCTACGTGCCCGACGGCGAGGACGTCTTCCACCTCCCTCAGCCCTTCAGCGGCATCAAGCCCGCGTTCCCCGTTTCGAGCGGCGGGCTCCACCCCGGGACGCTCCCAGAGGTCATCTCGAAGATGGGCACAGACATCGTCATACAGGTGGGTGGAGGCGTTGTCGGCCACCCCGACGGCCCACGCGCAGGGGCAGCAGCGGCTAGGCAGGCGATCGACGCGGCGCTCCAGGGAATCAGCCTCGACGAGTACGCCAGGAGCCACAGGGAGCTAGCCCGGGCCCTAGAGAAGTGGGGCTTCGCTAAGCCCGCGTAG
- a CDS encoding extracellular solute-binding protein, with protein sequence MSKSTSRNIIIAVVLIVVALGIVYFYYQSTTTPPPSQPTQPTQPTQPSAPAQPPQTPPSNATQPSQPQAPALKTITIGTSTIRVPSYFYDFVQKAKSGQIQVTINFWTGMSQWEVDVMKNVIAKFQQEYPGITVKYTNVQNLKEQVKAGVLTGDVENTAHVFTWAHDWTGDLADSGAIVALDQYLPPETLTDLKAQYMASAYTSGVYKLHLYGLPWAAEAIALVCNKDLVPSAPQTWSDFEKIMQQWYNPSKNTYGIAYQIDPYHVYPFVTAFGGFYYDEDRNAVGVNSQGTVDGITFYIQHVMKYMYTSDVGMEAQLKILTDGRTPCMVTGPWNIPTIKQNIKNVVVYPIPPIDGKTPKPFSGVKQMWVTKVVEGDKNRLYASILFTMWFTLNDDALKTLADAGYIPVKLSILQYLQANADKYPTILGFAQAVANSVPMPKSANMNYVWGPVSDALNAIVTKYNEQGEQATLSVVKQLLDDAQSKIVAKIGG encoded by the coding sequence TTGAGCAAAAGCACAAGCCGAAATATCATCATCGCGGTTGTTCTCATCGTAGTGGCGCTAGGGATAGTCTACTTCTACTACCAATCCACAACCACCCCTCCGCCTAGCCAACCCACTCAGCCGACTCAACCGACGCAACCGTCCGCCCCAGCTCAGCCGCCCCAGACGCCTCCATCGAACGCGACTCAGCCCAGCCAGCCCCAAGCCCCTGCCTTGAAGACAATTACCATCGGCACCAGCACCATACGCGTGCCCAGCTACTTCTACGACTTCGTGCAGAAGGCCAAGTCAGGGCAGATCCAGGTGACTATCAACTTCTGGACTGGGATGAGCCAGTGGGAGGTAGACGTGATGAAGAACGTTATCGCGAAGTTCCAGCAGGAGTACCCCGGCATCACCGTTAAGTACACGAACGTCCAGAACCTCAAGGAGCAGGTGAAAGCCGGCGTACTCACAGGCGATGTCGAGAACACGGCTCACGTTTTCACCTGGGCGCACGACTGGACGGGCGACCTCGCCGACAGCGGCGCTATAGTGGCGCTGGACCAGTACCTGCCCCCCGAGACGCTCACAGACTTGAAGGCCCAGTACATGGCCTCAGCCTACACGAGCGGCGTGTACAAGCTGCACCTCTACGGTCTACCATGGGCGGCTGAGGCTATAGCACTCGTGTGCAACAAGGACCTCGTGCCCTCGGCGCCGCAGACCTGGAGCGACTTCGAGAAGATCATGCAGCAGTGGTACAACCCCTCCAAGAATACGTACGGCATAGCGTACCAGATCGACCCGTACCACGTCTACCCGTTTGTCACCGCCTTCGGCGGCTTCTACTACGACGAGGACAGGAACGCGGTTGGCGTTAACAGCCAGGGAACGGTCGACGGGATAACCTTCTACATCCAGCACGTAATGAAGTACATGTACACCTCGGATGTCGGCATGGAGGCTCAGCTCAAGATACTCACTGACGGAAGGACCCCGTGCATGGTGACCGGTCCCTGGAACATACCCACAATAAAGCAGAACATAAAGAACGTGGTCGTCTACCCGATACCACCTATCGACGGGAAGACGCCCAAGCCCTTCTCCGGGGTAAAGCAGATGTGGGTGACTAAGGTCGTCGAGGGCGACAAGAACAGGCTCTACGCCTCAATACTCTTCACGATGTGGTTCACGTTGAACGATGACGCCCTGAAGACGCTCGCGGACGCGGGCTACATACCCGTCAAGCTCTCAATCCTCCAATACCTGCAGGCTAACGCCGACAAGTACCCGACGATACTCGGCTTCGCCCAGGCCGTGGCAAACAGCGTTCCGATGCCCAAGTCGGCGAACATGAACTACGTCTGGGGACCTGTATCGGATGCTCTGAACGCGATCGTGACCAAGTACAACGAGCAGGGAGAGCAGGCGACGCTCAGCGTAGTCAAGCAGCTACTCGACGACGCCCAGTCGAAGATCGTTGCCAAGATAGGAGGCTAA
- a CDS encoding alpha-amylase family glycosyl hydrolase → MGKEPFMYRVLGREKIAGTRFGKYLVEFSLKWPEGVEYLYLVAPFTSYFPGRVELRREGERGRVVVSLWEGSYPYRFSSTCGFTVLDVENPSRVRVRLWPDSGVEEDFSLAEIGVTDYATATSEGRFVPELLVHDERDPSFVSRYLGFTILRFKAPTRLLDRVFVEASDGKRVEMRRYVSTELVDYFQGVVSGGVKGYRFLLEAGGERLYYGREGLGDESYIEPGEIVGIDEPYWYVGSTYYLIFPDSFTRSKVSISGNTRPRARLGGSLRDVAESLDYIASLGVEAVYLTPIYRSVSYHRYDVIDHTEVDEDLGGWEGWSRLVEEAERRNIRIVVDIVAHHVSSCSPEFLRALSEGGEHKDWFRFFSGFDEREAELLRAFIAGGCREFPAGLRGRRPFYETFICNWGMPKLNYSNQRVVERLCQVASFWLTRGASGLRIDVGHALPDAALKQLYSTVKGLKRDAPVILEVSKGVVYYPYGVTADSAMNYDLREALLDFIVYRKIDSETFVRRLKELYARTPVFAANSMYNLLGSHDTPRITTLAERCGSECLRLLYVVLFALPGSPSIYYGDEVGMHGGDDPDNRLPMLWDEENWDRDLQCLIRRLALLRRSLAPLRLGFFDVQVMNKGAVAIMREWRSEEAMVVFNASEKEIDEPIDGYATVLASDSAGEKVLKPYSWRILYKVKKP, encoded by the coding sequence GTGGGAAAGGAGCCGTTCATGTACAGGGTACTTGGGAGGGAGAAGATAGCTGGGACTCGATTCGGAAAATACCTAGTTGAGTTCTCGCTGAAGTGGCCCGAGGGGGTGGAGTACCTGTACCTCGTAGCGCCCTTCACATCCTACTTCCCCGGAAGGGTCGAGCTGAGGCGCGAGGGCGAGAGGGGAAGGGTTGTTGTCTCGCTTTGGGAGGGCTCGTACCCCTACAGGTTCAGCTCTACGTGCGGATTCACTGTTCTAGACGTGGAGAACCCTTCTAGGGTGAGAGTGAGGCTTTGGCCTGACAGCGGCGTTGAGGAGGATTTTTCCCTAGCTGAGATCGGAGTCACAGACTACGCGACGGCCACCAGTGAGGGGAGGTTTGTGCCGGAGCTTCTCGTCCACGACGAAAGGGACCCCTCCTTCGTTAGCAGGTACCTGGGCTTCACCATCCTTCGCTTTAAGGCTCCGACGCGTCTCCTAGATCGGGTTTTCGTCGAAGCAAGCGATGGAAAGAGGGTCGAGATGCGGAGGTACGTGAGCACCGAGCTCGTAGACTACTTCCAAGGAGTCGTCAGTGGCGGCGTGAAGGGTTACAGGTTCCTCTTAGAGGCCGGTGGCGAGCGTCTCTACTACGGACGGGAGGGCCTAGGAGACGAGAGCTACATCGAGCCCGGGGAGATCGTGGGGATCGACGAGCCATACTGGTACGTCGGTAGTACTTACTACCTGATCTTCCCAGACAGCTTCACCCGCAGTAAGGTGAGCATCTCGGGCAACACCAGGCCCCGTGCCCGTCTAGGTGGGTCTCTGCGCGACGTGGCCGAGAGCCTCGACTACATAGCATCGCTGGGGGTCGAGGCGGTCTACCTGACTCCCATATACAGGTCGGTGAGCTACCACAGGTACGACGTCATTGATCACACCGAGGTTGACGAGGATCTGGGTGGCTGGGAGGGCTGGAGCAGGCTCGTCGAGGAGGCCGAAAGGAGGAATATAAGGATCGTAGTGGACATTGTGGCCCACCACGTTTCCTCGTGTAGCCCAGAATTCCTCAGAGCCCTGTCCGAGGGCGGCGAGCACAAAGATTGGTTCAGGTTCTTCAGCGGTTTTGACGAGCGGGAGGCGGAGCTTTTGAGGGCGTTCATCGCAGGCGGTTGCAGGGAGTTTCCCGCTGGGCTCCGGGGTAGGAGGCCCTTCTACGAGACCTTCATCTGCAACTGGGGGATGCCAAAGCTCAACTACTCGAATCAGCGGGTGGTTGAGAGGCTTTGCCAAGTGGCATCGTTTTGGCTCACCCGCGGGGCTAGCGGCTTGAGGATAGACGTTGGGCACGCGTTGCCTGACGCCGCCCTGAAGCAGCTATACTCGACTGTGAAGGGGCTGAAAAGGGATGCGCCCGTGATACTGGAGGTGAGCAAGGGGGTTGTCTACTACCCCTACGGCGTCACCGCTGACTCGGCGATGAACTACGACTTGAGGGAGGCTCTGCTAGACTTTATCGTGTACAGAAAAATCGACTCGGAAACCTTCGTTAGAAGGCTCAAGGAGCTCTACGCTCGCACGCCCGTCTTCGCGGCGAACTCCATGTACAACCTGCTTGGTAGCCACGACACGCCCCGCATCACGACCCTAGCTGAGCGGTGCGGGAGCGAGTGCCTCAGGCTACTCTACGTGGTCCTCTTCGCGCTCCCAGGCTCCCCCTCCATATACTACGGGGACGAGGTTGGAATGCACGGGGGAGACGACCCCGATAACAGGCTCCCCATGTTGTGGGATGAGGAGAATTGGGACAGGGACCTGCAGTGCCTCATAAGGCGCCTTGCCTTACTGAGGAGATCGCTGGCGCCCCTCAGGCTTGGGTTCTTCGACGTGCAAGTGATGAATAAGGGCGCTGTGGCCATCATGAGGGAGTGGAGAAGTGAGGAGGCTATGGTTGTGTTCAACGCGAGCGAGAAGGAAATCGACGAGCCCATCGACGGCTACGCGACTGTCCTAGCGAGCGATAGCGCAGGAGAAAAAGTCCTAAAACCTTATTCCTGGAGGATACTCTACAAGGTAAAGAAACCTTAA